The Achromobacter pestifer genome includes a region encoding these proteins:
- a CDS encoding aspartate/glutamate racemase family protein: protein MSNTPLHIGIVACSAEGAALCYRTLCAEGAERLGPHAHPEISLHTHSLADYVACLDRADLAGVGALMLSSAGKLARAGADFLICPDNTIHQALGHVLPHSPLPWLHIAGEVAAEAQARGFRRIGILGTRWLVDSSVYPDQLDERGLQWLRPAEQDRDTLARVIMDELVYGVFKPESVARLQGVIERLRDAGCDAVVLGCTELPLVLNDGNSVLPTLDSTRILARAALNRSLRGA, encoded by the coding sequence ATGAGCAACACCCCGCTGCACATCGGCATCGTCGCCTGCTCGGCGGAAGGCGCCGCGCTTTGCTACCGCACGCTGTGCGCGGAAGGCGCCGAGCGCCTGGGTCCGCACGCCCACCCCGAGATTTCGCTGCACACGCATTCGCTGGCGGACTACGTCGCCTGCCTGGACCGCGCCGACCTGGCCGGCGTGGGCGCGCTGATGCTGTCCTCGGCGGGCAAGCTGGCGCGCGCGGGCGCGGATTTCCTGATCTGCCCAGACAACACCATCCATCAGGCGCTGGGCCATGTGCTGCCGCATTCGCCCCTGCCCTGGCTGCATATCGCCGGGGAGGTCGCGGCCGAAGCCCAGGCGCGCGGCTTTCGCCGCATCGGCATCCTGGGCACGCGCTGGCTGGTGGACAGCAGCGTCTATCCGGACCAGTTGGACGAACGCGGGCTGCAATGGCTGCGGCCGGCGGAACAAGACCGCGATACGCTGGCCCGCGTCATCATGGACGAGCTGGTGTATGGCGTGTTCAAGCCCGAATCCGTGGCCCGGCTGCAAGGCGTGATCGAACGCCTGCGGGACGCCGGCTGTGACGCCGTGGTGCTGGGCTGCACCGAATTGCCGCTGGTGCTGAACGACGGCAATTCCGTCCTGCCCACGCTGGATTCCACGCGTATCCTGGCGCGGGCGGCGCTCAACCGCTCTCTGCGCGGCGCCTGA